DNA from Haloferax volcanii DS2:
CCGAGTAGAACTCTTCTCCGAACCCGAGACCCGTCGTGGTGTGTCCGTTCGGGTCGAGGTCGACGAGCAGCACGTCGCTTCCCCGGTGTGCGAGTTCGCGGGCGAGGTTGATGGAGGTCGTCGACTTGCCGATACCGCCTTTGAGGAGACAGACGCTGACTGCACGTGACATGATGGGGATATCCGTACTATCGAGATTCTCGGCGTAGTTGAAATAATTATGGTTACTCCAGCTCTTTGAACAACTCACACACTCCAAATAATCTGAATAATCTAAACTCAGCGAGTTGATCGACTCGGTTCGCTCTCGCCTCGACTGGCGGCCCGAATTGTCGCCGGCAGTAGCTATTTGGGCCCGTTGTGTGCAGGTAAATTCGTGACAGATTGGTTGCCCGACCGAGGGCTGCGCGCCCCCGAACTCTCGTCGCAGACGGTGACCCTCGCGGTCGCCGCCGCCTTGCTCCTCGCGGTCGTCGGGCTCCACCCCGTCTCCGTCCTTCCTGTCCGGTCGCAGTACGCGCTTTCGGTTTTCGTCGTCGCGCTCCTGCTCTGGTTGACGAAGCCGGTTCCGTACGCGATTTCGAGTCTGGCCTGCGTCTCCCTGTTGTACGCCCTCGGCGTCGTTGACACCTTCGAGGCCGCGGTGAGCGGCTTCACCTCCTCGCTCGTGTACTTCCTCCTCGTGTTGTTACTCCTCGGCAACGCGGTCCGGTCGGTGGGGTTGGACACCCAGTTAGCGAACCGACTGCTGTCCCCGGACAGCACCCCCCGCGGGGCGTTTCGTTCCATCGCGCGGAACGTCCTCGTGCTGGCGCTGTTCATGCCGTCGGCGATGGCCCGCGCGGTCGCGTTCATCCCCATCGTCGAGGAGGTGACAGAGGAGCTCGACCTCCCGTCGGGAAGCGGGTTCGAGCGCGCGACGTTCCTCCTCTTGGGTCACATCAACCCCATCGCGTCGATGGCGCTCATGACCGGCGGCGGGATGGCGCTCGTCACCTCGGGCATCCTCGCGACGAGCGTCCGTCCGCTCTCGTGGGTCGAGTGGGCTGTCTTGATGGTCCCACCCACGGTGGCGCTCTACGTACTGGCCGCCGCGGCTGCCGGTCTCCTCAACACCGTCGACGCCGACTCGACTGTCGACCCCGGCACGTCGGGGATTGCGGATGCGTCCGCCGACGGCGAGTTGACCCGCGAACAGGGACTCGTCGCGGCGGTGATGGCCGGGACCGTCCTCGCGTGGGTCGTTGGGTCGTTCGCCGGACTTCCCGAGATTCTCCCGGCGGTCGCCGCGGTCTCCGTCCTCGCGCTTCCGGGAGTCGACGTTATCGACGCCGACGACGTCAAGGGACTCAGTTGGGGCGTCCTCTTTCTCATCGGCGCGACGCTGTCGATTCTGGACGCCCTGAAAGCGACCCAAACTATCGCGCTCGTCGTCGACCTCCTCGCGCGGTTCGTCCCGTTCGAGGCGTTCAGTCACTGGCAACTCGTCGGACTGCTCCTCGGGTTCGCGGTCACCGTTCGCGTGCTGTTTTCGACCGGGTCGGCCGCTATCGTGGTGATTCTCCCCATCGTGCTGCGATTCGCGGAGACGTTCGGCGTGACGCGGCTCTACCTCGGACTCGCGGTCCTCCTCGTGGTGGGGTCGACGACGATTCTCCCGTTCAACACGACTGCCGTCCTCGTCTCGCTGGACCGCGGACCGCTGACGAATCGGGACGTGACGCTGTTCGGGTTCGTGACGATGGGCCTGTCGCTCGTCGTCGTGACCCTCTCGTGGCTCTTTTATTGGCCGCTCGTCGCCTGAGTCGGCGACCGGCGCACCGACCCGTCCGCGCGAATCCAGGTTTCGGTGACGCCCCCCGTTGCGACAACCACCGGGCTATTTGTAGGTGAGCGGTATCTGCCCGGTACGGGTGAGTTCGCATCTTACGTGTTGAGTTTACGACGGCCCCGACCGGCGTCATGTCGAAGATAGACCGCCGTCTGCGAGACGCCCGGAGCATCGAGTTGGACAACGCGTTTTACGTCGAGGACGGGACGTGGATCGAGTCGCTCACCATCGCCTCGAACGCCCCCTTCGACGTGGAGTCCCTCCTCGCCGACATCTCGGGCGTGACCGTCTTCTACGACGAGGAGATTCCGACCGCCTCGACCGACGTGCAGATACGTCGAGTGACGATTCTCGCCAACGAGTCGTACCCGTTCATCCTCGGACTGGTTCTCAGACAGGAGACGATTCCGAACCGCATCGTCCTCCAAGACGGCGTCTTCGAGGTCGTCGCCACCGCCCAGGACTGGGACCACTTCAGGGAACTCGCCGACGAGATTCAGGAGACGCTCGGGGAGTTCGAACTCCGCTCCGTGACGCAGGACGAAGCCCCGGGTGAACCGCTCGACAGCGGCCGATTAAAGGAGGTGTTAATCTCTAAGCTGACCGACGACCAACTCGCGGTTCTGGAGACGGCATTCAACCACGGCTACTTCCACATTCCGCGGGAGACCTCTGAGACCGAACTCGCCGAGGAACTGGGTATCGCTCAGTCCACGCTGAGCGAACGACTCCGGACCGCGGAGCGAAATCTGCTCGAACTCATCTACGGTCCGCGACAGGAGTAGCTCAGCCCTTGTTGGAGAATATTGCCGCATCTCGGCGACCGAGTATATAAAGAACGATAGATATCGGGGCGTATCGGGAACAGCACCATGGAAGATACTCCATAACAGGCTGTCGCAATGTCGGAGAAAAATCGTGATAGTTCGGGTGTCGAACGTGGAACTGGCCTTACGCGACGCGACTACGTGGCGGCGACTGCGACCGCCCTCGGCGTGACCGGACTCGCCGGGTGTACCGGTGGCGGCGGGAGCGGGAACGGCGGGACTGACGGCGGGTCGAGCCTCACTCCCGACGTTCCTTCTGGAACCCCGGAGACGGTCGAGACGAAGTACTGGCGCGAGTGGGAGACCATCGACGCCGACGAACCGCCGCTCGACTACAGCGCGACCGCGGGTGCGGTGTTGGACCCCGTCCCGCTCGAATTTTCGAGCGAGGACGACCCGTGGATGCGGGAACACGCGCTCATGGTCCAGCGTGGGCTCGACGCCCTCGGCGTCAAGACGCAACTCAACGATCGACCGCTGAACCAACTGTACGCCCAGAGTTGGGACACGAAGGGGCTCGAAGCGATCATCTCGATGAGTACCCACGGTCCGGACCCGCAACGCGGGCTGGACCCGAACCCGCTTTTGATGCGGCGGAGCGAGACGAGCCTCTCGAACTACGACAACTACTACCACCCCGACCTGCAGGAGGTGCTGACGGAACAGAGTCAGACGACCGACCGACCCGAGCGCGAGGAGCTCGTCGCCGAGGCGCAGCGCATCTTCAGCGAGGACGTGGGCGCGCTCATTACGCTGTTCCCCGATATCATCACCGCGGTCAACACGGAGCGCTGGAGCGGCTACGTCCAGACGCCGGGCAACGGGCCGACGAAGGACTCGTTCGTCTGGTCGGAGGTGAACCTGCAACCCCAGACCGACGACCGGACCTACATCAAGGGCGTGACCACCTCGATGAACTCGCTGAACCTCCCGTGGGCCGCCGGCGGCGCGGAGGCGAAGCGGCTGACGTTCATCTACGACGGCCTCTTCGACGCCACGCCGGACCTCGAAGTCGTCCCCGCGCTGGCGACCGGCGGCGGGTTCGTCGACGACACCACCGTCGAACTCACTCTTCGCGAGGGCGTCGAGTGGCACGACGGCGAGCCGTTCACCGCGGAGGACGTGAAGTTCACCGTCGAACTGTACAAGGAACACTCCTCGACCAGTCAGACGCCGTTCTACGAGCCGGTCGAGTCGGTCGAGGTGCTCGGCGACCACGAGGTTCGGTTCAATCTGAAGGGCCCCGACGCGGCGTTCATGACCCAGCGCGTCGTTCGCAGCGTCATCATCCCCAAGCACAAGTGGGAGGACGTGGAGAACCCGTCTCAGCACAACCCCGAGTCGCCCGTCGGCACGGGGCCGTTCACGTACGAGAACTGGGAGCTGGGTACTCGCTTCGAGGTGTCGAAAAACGAGGGTCACTGGATGTTCGACGACGACTGGCGGGCAGACGTGCTCGGCGACCAGGCCACGACCGGCGAGGGCGTCGACCGCGTCATCTGGATAAACGTCGGCAACATCGACTCCATGATCGGCTCGCTGCAGGGCGGCGAAATCGACGCCATCGGCACGACGCTCTCGAACTCGCAGGCCGACCGCGCCGCGAGCACCGCCGGCGTCGAGAAGATGACCTCGGGCAACTTCGCGCCGCTCGACACGAAGCTGATGTTCTCCTGTCCGCTCGTTCGCGACAAGGAGTTCCGCGTCGCTCTCGCCAAGTCGATAGATACCGAGGGCTTCGCTGCCGACGTGCTGCAGGACCGCGCGACCGTCCCGAGCGGGGAGAACCCGATTTCGGACCTCACGCCGTGGCACACGTCGGATACCACCCACTACGAGTTCGACATCGACGGGGCGAAATCGCTCCTCGAACAGGCCGGCTACACGCGGGACGACGACGGCAACCTCCGGTTCCCCAACGGGGACGCGTGGGCCGCCTTCGTCGAGCGTATTCAGCCCGGGAACATGCACAAGCGCCGCGACGAGCTCGGACAGGCGGACT
Protein-coding regions in this window:
- a CDS encoding SLC13 family permease, producing MTLAVAAALLLAVVGLHPVSVLPVRSQYALSVFVVALLLWLTKPVPYAISSLACVSLLYALGVVDTFEAAVSGFTSSLVYFLLVLLLLGNAVRSVGLDTQLANRLLSPDSTPRGAFRSIARNVLVLALFMPSAMARAVAFIPIVEEVTEELDLPSGSGFERATFLLLGHINPIASMALMTGGGMALVTSGILATSVRPLSWVEWAVLMVPPTVALYVLAAAAAGLLNTVDADSTVDPGTSGIADASADGELTREQGLVAAVMAGTVLAWVVGSFAGLPEILPAVAAVSVLALPGVDVIDADDVKGLSWGVLFLIGATLSILDALKATQTIALVVDLLARFVPFEAFSHWQLVGLLLGFAVTVRVLFSTGSAAIVVILPIVLRFAETFGVTRLYLGLAVLLVVGSTTILPFNTTAVLVSLDRGPLTNRDVTLFGFVTMGLSLVVVTLSWLFYWPLVA
- a CDS encoding helix-turn-helix domain-containing protein — protein: MSKIDRRLRDARSIELDNAFYVEDGTWIESLTIASNAPFDVESLLADISGVTVFYDEEIPTASTDVQIRRVTILANESYPFILGLVLRQETIPNRIVLQDGVFEVVATAQDWDHFRELADEIQETLGEFELRSVTQDEAPGEPLDSGRLKEVLISKLTDDQLAVLETAFNHGYFHIPRETSETELAEELGIAQSTLSERLRTAERNLLELIYGPRQE
- a CDS encoding ABC transporter substrate-binding protein; its protein translation is MAATATALGVTGLAGCTGGGGSGNGGTDGGSSLTPDVPSGTPETVETKYWREWETIDADEPPLDYSATAGAVLDPVPLEFSSEDDPWMREHALMVQRGLDALGVKTQLNDRPLNQLYAQSWDTKGLEAIISMSTHGPDPQRGLDPNPLLMRRSETSLSNYDNYYHPDLQEVLTEQSQTTDRPEREELVAEAQRIFSEDVGALITLFPDIITAVNTERWSGYVQTPGNGPTKDSFVWSEVNLQPQTDDRTYIKGVTTSMNSLNLPWAAGGAEAKRLTFIYDGLFDATPDLEVVPALATGGGFVDDTTVELTLREGVEWHDGEPFTAEDVKFTVELYKEHSSTSQTPFYEPVESVEVLGDHEVRFNLKGPDAAFMTQRVVRSVIIPKHKWEDVENPSQHNPESPVGTGPFTYENWELGTRFEVSKNEGHWMFDDDWRADVLGDQATTGEGVDRVIWINVGNIDSMIGSLQGGEIDAIGTTLSNSQADRAASTAGVEKMTSGNFAPLDTKLMFSCPLVRDKEFRVALAKSIDTEGFAADVLQDRATVPSGENPISDLTPWHTSDTTHYEFDIDGAKSLLEQAGYTRDDDGNLRFPNGDAWAAFVERIQPGNMHKRRDELGQADFS